One Gadus chalcogrammus isolate NIFS_2021 chromosome 4, NIFS_Gcha_1.0, whole genome shotgun sequence DNA segment encodes these proteins:
- the dusp11 gene encoding RNA/RNP complex-1-interacting phosphatase, translating to MPPNKNRNGIPDRWLDYQSVGKRIPGTRFISFKVPLKQALTRSLPQSEVFGPWDLLDTLTKRKEELGLMIDLTFTTRYYKLEDIPESLLWVKIFTAGHEVPGDATILNFKQVVNSFLQDNKDNDKLIGVHCTHGLNRTGYLVCRYLIDVDGVDPKKAIELFNSSRGHTIERDNYLQDLKAGPTRSNTLMKECKQEMQRGRALSRPSSSHTDNREDVREDYREDYREDHRNDRHSHHDDRYSHGGRSQGSHNWSLRDHRPTPNLARARLPAPYEAPVPPSRWSPHQPEAPSRWGPANPPAHSHPHPRAQAQWRAPFYTEHSSRPRALQPEPAWTPSSSHHHHSARSGRDQRDQRDHRDQRHATASGSQYSDRPRPQRPQESDRGFYFDDATSSGQTVFYRDNYR from the exons ATGCCTCCTAACAAGAATAGAAACGGAATACCTGACAG ATGGCTGGACTACCAAAGTGTAGGGAAACGAATACCTGGGACACGCTTCATTTCCTTCAAAGTCCCGTTGAAACAG GCCCTCACTCGCAGTCTCCCTCAGTCTGAAGTCTTTGGTCCATGGGACCTGCTGGATACATTGACGAAACGGAAGGAAGAACTGGGTCTGATGATAGACCTGACCTTCACCACACGCTACTATAAGttagag GATATCCCAGAATCCCTGCTGTGGGTGAAGATCTTCACCGCGGGCCATGAGGTTCCCGGCGATGCAACGATACTGAACTTCAAACAGGTGGTGAACAGCTTTCTGCAGGACAACAAGGACAACG ATAAGCTGATCGGAGTCCATTGTACCCACGGGCTCAATCGTACTGGCTATCTCGTCTGTAG GTATCTCATAGACGTGGACGGGGTCGATCCGAAAAAGGCCATTGAAC TGTTCAACTCATCCCGGGGCCACACCATAGAGAGGGACAACTATCTTCAGGACCTGAAGGCGGGGCCCACGAGGAG CAACACTTTAATGAAGGAGTGTAAACAGGAAATGCAGAGAGGCCGTGCCTTGAGTCGGCCATCTTCAAGCCACACTGACAACAGGGAGGACGTCAGGGAGGACTACAGAGAGGACTACAGAGAGGACCACAGAAATGACCGGCACTCGCACCACGACGACCGCTACTCGCACGG AGGGCGGAGCCAAGGGTCCCACAATTGGTCTCTGCGAGACCACCGCCCGACCCCTAACCTCGCCCGCGCCCGCTTGCCCGCACCCTACGaggcccccgtccccccgtcccgcTGGAGCCCTCACCAGCCCGAGGCCCCGTCCCGCTGGGGCCCGGCCAACCCCCCAGcccactcccacccccaccccagggCCCAGGCCCAGTGGCGGGCGCCGTTCTACACGGAGCACAGCAGCCGACCCAGAGCCCTCCAGCCCGAGCCCGCCtggaccccctcctcctcccaccaccaccacagcgcCAGGAGTGGCAGAGACCAGCGGGACCAGCGGGACCATCGGGACCAGCGGCACGCCACGGCCTCCGGGTCCCAGTACTCGGACCGGCCGCGCCCCCAACGCCCCCAAGAGTCGGACAGGGGCTTTTATTTCGACGACGCAACCTCCAGTGGACAGACGGTGTTCTACCGGGACAACTACCGATGA
- the LOC130381178 gene encoding caspase-7-like, translated as MDGLRDVKAGTGIAEVNRAVIVSVSKFGYGVDMNRRPGTKADTKRLHRILSKLGFQVTIAEEDLSADEIYQVFREASQAPVRDCFLAVLSSHGEEGFVFGADGKPVRLARVFSYFDSPCMTNKTKLFFVQACRGGELDEGVQVDSAMSDDTEEDAFSQSLSVPVDTAVIYATPPGYAAFTGPGGAVFLRTLCHLLEEEGGRELEITRLLTRLCHRVAYTFQARGPVLGGKKEMPCFLTRLTREVFPFAQNSDASTDSAR; from the exons ATGGATGGGTTAAGGGATGTCAAGGCTGGTACTGGTATTGCTGAGGTCAACAGGGCGGTGATAGTCTCAGTAAGCAAATTCGGTTATGGGGTCGACATGAATCGGAGACCCGGGACAAAAGCAGACACCAAACGGCTTCATCGCATCCTCAGCAAACTGGGCTTCCAGGTGACGATAGCAGAGGAAGACCTGAGCGCTGATGAGATCTACCAAGTTTTCCGGGAAG CGAGCCAGGCGCCCGTTAGAGATTGTTTCCTGGCCGTGCTGTCATCGCACGGGGAGGAAGGCTTTGTCTTCGGCGCGGACGGAAAGCCGGTTCGACTTGCACGTGTTTTCAGCTACTTTGACAGCCCCTGCATGACGAACAAGACGAAGCTCTTCTTCGTACAG GCGTGTAGGGGAGGGGAGTTGGATGAAGGCGTACAGGTGGACTCAGCCATGAGTGATGACACAGAGGAGGACGCATTCTCACAGTCTCTGTCTGTTCCCGTGGATACGGCCGTGATATACGCCACCCCGCCAG gttaCGCAGCCTTCACAGGTCCCGGCGGGGCAGTGTTCCTACGCACCCTCTGTCACcttttggaggaggaggggggtcggGAGCTGGAGATCACGCGCCTGCTCACCCGCCTCTGCCACCGCGTGGCCTACACCTTCCAGGCCCGGGGCCCTGTCCTGGGCGGGAAGAAGGAGATGCCGTGCTTCCTCACGCGACTCACCAGAGAAGTGTTTCCCTTCGCCCAGAACTCGGATGCATCGACGGACTCAGCGCGATGA